A window of the Juglans microcarpa x Juglans regia isolate MS1-56 chromosome 5D, Jm3101_v1.0, whole genome shotgun sequence genome harbors these coding sequences:
- the LOC121265180 gene encoding dual specificity protein phosphatase 12-like → MPYRVRENLFIGNISDAAEVLQKGSAEITHILSVLSSVSISFFSEWRSGLVIPTKEIKKVYVGGSDRSGVGSGSEDASGRDGGLKSSLSPEKLLYSLEYAGKDLKMVRMALPLRDMESEDLLDYLDVCFDFIDQSRKEGPVLVHCFAGVSRSAAIITAYLMRTEHLSQEDALESLRQSCEFVCPNDGFLDQLKMFEEMGFKVDHASPIYKRFRLKVLGELYNRGEKIESSRFGADPGLSTAISSEVEVTSNVGNICTPAYRCKKCRRVVAVQENVVDHIPGEGETSFDWHKRKSRNPFIKSDETECSSIFVEPLRWMTAVEEGAMEGKLSCAHCEARLGYFNWSGIQCSCGSWITPAFQLHKSRVDISTV, encoded by the exons ATGCCGTACCGTGTTCGCGAAAATCTATTCATCGGCAACATAAGCGACGCGGCGGAGGTTCTCCAAAAGGGTAGCGCTGAGATCACACACATATTATCCGTACTCAGCTCGGTCTCGATATCGTTTTTCTCTGAATGGCGTAGCGGTCTCGTTATTCCCACAAAGGAAATCAAGAAGGTTTATGTTGGTGGGTCCGATAGAAGCGGTGTTGGTTCGGGTTCTGAGGATGCTTCGGGTCGTGACGGAGGGTTGAAGAGTTCCTTGTCGCCTGAAAAGCTTTTGTACTCGTTGGAATATGCAGGAAAGGATTTGAAGATGGTGAGGATGGCTTTGCCACTGAGAGATATGGAGAGTGAAGATTTGTTGGATTATTTggatgtttgttttgatttcattGATCAGAGTCGAAAAGAAGGGCCCGTTTTGGTCCATTGCTTTGCCGGCGTGTCACGAAG TGCAGCTATCATTACGGCATATCTCATGAGAACAGAACATCTATCTCAAGAAG ATGCACTTGAATCCTTACGGCAAAGCTGTGAGTTTGTTTGCCCCAATGATGGTTTTCTAGATCAG TTAAAAATGTTTGAGGAGATGGGCTTCAAGGTTGACCATGCAAGCCCCATATACAAGCGCTTCCGACTGAAAGTATTGG GTGAGTTGTACAACCGTGGGGAGAAGATAGAGAGTTCTAGATTTGGGGCAGATCCTGGCTTGTCTACAGCAATTTCCTCAGAAGTGGAAGTAACTTCAAATGTAGGAAATATTTGCACTCCTGCATACCGCTGCAAGAAATGCCGAAGAGTTGTTGCTGTGCAAGAGAATGTTGTAGATCACATTCCAGGTGAGGGTGAAACATCCTTTGATTGGCACAAGCGTAAAAGCAGAAACCCATTTATCAAGTCTGATGAGACTGAGTGTTCATCCATTTTTGTTGAGCCTCTACGATGGATGACAGCAG TTGAAGAAGGTGCAATGGAGGGCAAGTTGTCGTGTGCCCATTGTGAAGCCCGATTGGGTTACTTCAATTGGTCAGGCATCCAATGCAGTTGCGGGAGCTGGATCACCCCAGCCTTTCAGCTCCATAAAAGCCGAGTGGACATCAGCACTGTCTAA
- the LOC121265183 gene encoding uncharacterized protein LOC121265183 encodes MAFHRVPKPKPKPRSRILFLILAIAAIALLFLLSSLISTNGYSLSSSGTREIVLKPENWDPQKRIRTGHEKYLYWGNRIDCPGKHCDSCEGLGHQESSLRCALEEAMFLQRTLVMPSRMCINPLHNKKGILHHSDNASLEERWAASSCAMDSLYDMDLISNTVPVILDNSELWYQVLSTSMKLGAREIAHVEGVTRIALKENNLYSNLLLINRTASPLSWFMECKDRNNRSAIMLPYSFLPSMAAKKLRDAADKVKAVLGDYDAIHVRRGDKMKTRKDGFGVERTLHPHLDRDTRPEFILRRIKKWVPPGRTIFIASNERTPGFFSPLSVRYKLAYSSNYSQILDPLIENNYQLFMIERLIMMGAKTFIKTFKLDETDLYLTDDPKKNNKMWQIPVYTMDEEGS; translated from the exons ATGGCATTCCACAGAGTCCCGAAGCCCAAACCAAAACCGAGATCCAGAATACTGTTTCTCATCCTCGCCATTGCAGCCATTGCACTCTTGTTCCTCCTTTCTTCCCTCATTTCCACAAATGGGTACTCTCTGTCTTCCTCTGGAACCCGGGAAATCGTTCTCAAACCCGAGAACTGGGACCCGCAAAAAAGAATCCGCACGGGCCACGAGAAGTACTTGTACTGGGGTAACAGAATCGACTGCCCTGGAAAACATTGCGACTCTTGTGAGGGTCTGGGTCACCAGGAGTCCAGCCTCAGGTGTGCCCTTGAGGAAGCCATGTTTCTCCAGAG AACTCTTGTCATGCCTTCTAGGATGTGTATCAATCCATTACATAATAAGAAAGGAATTCTGCATCATTCTGATAATGCAAGTTTAGAGGAAAG GTGGGCTGCAAGCTCATGTGCCATGGACTCTTTGTATGATATGGATCTCATATCTAATACTGTACCAGTGATTTTAGACAATTCAGAACTATGGTATCAGGTCCTCTCTACAAGTATGAAGCTGGGAGCAAGGGAAATTGCCCATGTGGAAGGAGTCACACGTATTGCTCTTAAAGAGAACAATCTGTACTCAAATCTCTTGCTCATAAACCGAACTGCAAGCCCCCTTTCATG GTTTATGGAGTGCAAGGACCGAAATAACCGAAGTGCTATAATGTTGCCATATTCTTTTCTCCCATCGATGGCGGCAAAGAAATTAAGAGATGCAGCTGATAAG GTTAAGGCAGTCCTTGGTGATTATGATGCCATCCATGTTCGTCGTGGGGATAAGATGAAGACGAGGAAGGACGGATTTGGGGTTGAGAGGACGCTGCATCCCCATCTGGATAGGGATACACGTCCTGAATTTATCCTCCGAAGGATTAAAAAGTGGGTTCCACCTGGACGAACTATTTTCATTGCTTCAAATGAGAGGACACCTGGATTTTTTTCACCTCTCTCTGTCAG GTACAAGTTGGCATACTCATCAAACTATAGTCAGATCCTGGATCCCTTGATTGAGAACAACTACCAGTTGTTCATGATTGAGAGGCTTATCATGATGGGTGCAAAAACATTCATTAAAACATTCAAGCTAGATGAAACAGATCTCTACCTTACAGACGATCCTAAGAAGAACAACAAGATGTGGCAAATACCTGTCTATACCATGGATGAAGAGGGAAGCTGA
- the LOC121265184 gene encoding CDPK-related kinase 7, which yields MGLCHGKHIDHPETKPDKPIIPGENEPVPHSQTGKPSNFPFYIPSPLPSLFRNSPAISSVSSTPLRIFKRPFPPPSPAKHIRALLARRHGSVKPNEASIPEGSECEIALDKNFGFSKQFVAHYELGEEVGRGHFGYTCSAKAKKGSLKGQDVAVKVIPKSKMTTAIAIEDVRREVKILRALTGHENLVQFYDAYEDEDNVYVVMELCTGGELLDRILSRGGKYSEEDAKAVMVQILSVVAYCHLQGVVHRDLKPENFLYVTKDENSSLKAIDFGLSDYVKPDERLNDIVGSAYYVAPEVLHRSYGTEADMWSIGVIAYILLCGSRPFWARTESGIFRAVLKADPSFDEAPWPSLSYDAIDFVKRLLNKDYRKRLTAAQALSHPWLVNHPNVKIPLDMIVYKLVKAYVCSSSLRKSALAALAKTLTGAQLAHLREQFTLLGPNKSGFISIQNFKMGVIKNSTDAMKDSRALDFANMVSSIQYRKLDFEEFCAAAISVHQLEGMECWEQHARRAYELFEKDGNRPIMIEELASELGLSPSVPVHVVLQDWIRHSDGKLSFLGFVRLLHGASSRSFQKA from the exons ATGGGACTCTGTCATGGAAAACACATTGACCACCCAGAAACCAAACCCGATAAACCGATAATTCCCGGCGAGAACGAGCCGGTACCTCATTCCCAGACTGGCAAGCCCTCAAATTTCCCATTCTACATCCCAAGTCCCCTGCCAAGTCTCTTCAGGAACTCCCCCGCCATTTCGAGTGTTAGTTCGACTCCTTTGCGTATTTTCAAGCGTCCatttcctcctccttctccaGCAAAGCACATTCGGGCATTGCTAGCCCGAAGGCACGGCTCAGTTAAGCCGAATGAGGCCTCAATCCCGGAAGGAAGTGAGTGTGAGATTGCGTTGGATAAGAATTTCGGATTCTCGAAACAGTTTGTAGCTCATTATGAGCTTGGAGAAGAGGTGGGGCGCGGGCATTTCGGTTATACTTGCTCGGCCAAGGCTAAGAAAGGGAGCTTGAAGGGGCAGGATGTGGCTGTCAAGGTTATCCCGAAATCAAAG ATGACCACAGCAATTGCTATAGAGGATGTGCGAAGAGAAGTGAAGATACTACGGGCACTAACAGGACATGAGAACCTAGTGCAGTTCTATGATGCCTATGAAGATGAAGACAATGTTTATGTAGTTATGGA ATTGTGCACAGGAGGTGAGCTATTAGATAGAATACTTTCAAG GGGTGGAAAATACTCAGAAGAAGATGCAAAAGCAGTTATGGTTCAGATTTTAAGTGTAGTTGCCTACTGTCACCTCCAAGGTGTGGTCCACCGAGACCTCAAGCCAGAG AATTTTCTTTATGTTACCAAGGACGAAAATTCTTCACTCAAAGCCATTGATTTTGGACTCTCCGACTATGTAAAGCCAG ATGAGAGGTTGAACGATATCGTAGGAAGTGCTTATTATGTGGCTCCTGAAGTTCTACATAGATCATATGGAACAGAAGCTGACATGTGGAGTATTGGTGTAATTGCTTATATTCTTTTGTGTGGAAGTCGTCCCTTTTGGGCCCGGACGGAATCCGGGATTTTCCGAGCTGTCCTCAAGGCAGATCCAAGCTTTGATGAAGCCCCTTGGCCTTCTTTGTCCTATGATGCAATAGACTTTGTGAAGAGGTTGTTGAACAAGGATTATCGTAAGAGATTAACGGCTGCTCAGGCTCTAA GTCATCCATGGCTGGTCAATCACCCCAATGTAAAGATACCATTGGATATGATAGTGTACAAGCTTGTTAAAGCTTATGTATGCTCATCTTCTCTGCGCAAATCAGCTTTGGCG GCCCTTGCAAAGACATTAACTGGAGCTCAGCTAGCTCATTTGCGGGAACAATTTACGCTGTTAGGGCCAAACAAAAGTGGATTTATCTCTATTCAGAACTTTAAGATG GGTGTCATAAAGAACTCCACCGATGCAATGAAGGATTCACGAGCCCTAGATTTCGCCAACATG GTCAGTTCTATTCAGTACAGAAAATTGGACTTCGAAGAATTTTGTGCAGCTGCCATAAGTGTGCATCAGCTGGAAGGAATGGAGTGCTGGGAACAACATGCAAGGCGTGCATATGAACTGTTTGAGAAGGACGGGAATAGACCAATTATGATAGAGGAACTTGCCTCt GAACTTGGACTTAGCCCATCAGTACCAGTTCACGTGGTTCTCCAGGACTGGATAAGACACTCAGATGGGAAGCTTAGTTTCTTGGGGTTTGTCAGACTTCTCCACGGGGCTTCTTCCCGCTCATTTCAGAAGGCTTGA